TCCAGGTTGATGACATGCCTGGCGATCATGGTGGCAATCACCGACAAGAGCTGTGTTCCCGCCTGCAGAGAATAGGATTCATCATAAGGTTTATCGACGCTGAGAGATCCGATCACCTGATTCCCCTTTTTGATCGGCACGCAGATAAACGAAAGTTCTTGGTCCTGTTTGCCTTTGCGGGAAGCGGTGCGGTTCAGAAACAGCGGTTCATCACTTATTTTAGGGACAGCCACCGCCTTACCGGTCTCAATGACCCGGCCGGTAATCCCTTCACCCAGCTTGTATTTTACGCTTTCCACGGCGCCCCTGGGAAGGCCGTGGGCGACTTCAATGCCGATCTCGTCGCGCAGAGGATTCAAAATGGTTACGGTACCTCTTACCATGTTCATGGAGTTGGACAGAATATCCAAAACCTTATATAAAGACTTCTTCAGATCCAGGTGCTCATACAGCGCCTCACTGATTTCATAAAGCAGGGTTACATCTTCAATGCGTTTCATGGCACACATGGTTTCCAATCTCCAATACGGAACCTGCTGCCCGGGATATTTTTAAGATCCTGAATAGCTTTGTTCTTTTTAGTTTCCTTGATATTCTTCAATATGCAGGCTTGATAAGGCATGATCATAATAATACAAATATGTAATAAATAGTATTTTTCTTTGAAAAGCAATAACTATTTGATGATAGATTACTTGGAAGCTCAGGCATTATGAAATGGCATACTTTAAATTATCGAAACCTAAGCGATGAAGGCTTCGCTGTTTATCAGACGGATGCTGTAAAATTACTTTTTACCCTGCGGGGCTGCTGTATGATCGATGTCTTTGATCTGGAAATTTGCCGGCCCATCGGTTATCTTGATTTTGACCTGCACAGGGATGCTATCCTTGCTCACGCTTTTGGCAGTCCGCTTATCGGCCTCCCCTTTACCTCCCAATTGCGCAGGAAGTTTGGCAAACTTATTTTTCCATTCAATGATTTAAGATCAGGCCATGATGTTGGATTCTTTGTAAAAAAACCGTATCGCAACAAGGGCGAAAAGGGAGTTTGGAATCTGGATGAAATTCTGATGGCGATCGCCTTGGAAACTGCCCGGGAGCACGGCCTTGTCGTCTTTACCATTAAGCCGACCGGAGATCGGGCACGTTATTACCGCCGGAAATTCGGTGCCGAAACCTGGCCGACAACCGCAACTGACTTGATTCTGTCGATAAAATTAGACACCATAAGGAAGAACTTCAAACACATTGAGATTGTCGAAACAGCAGGCAAGACACTTTTCTTCAAAGTGCAGGGCGCTCAAACCGTAACCGGTGCTTAACCGGGATATTACATCCTGCTTCAAGCAGGATTCGCTTGCACTGTATCAGGGATAAATCAGATTAAAAAAACTTTTCTGCGATCGCCCTTCGATCGTTTGGTGATTCTACGATCGACGCCATTTCTGCGATCGTTGCCGCATCTGCGGTCTTTGCCGGATCTGCGCTCAGGGAGGTGAACTGCATATGAAAATACCCGTCTTTCAATCCCGGACCTTCTTCCTCCCTTATCTATCAGTAGCGCAATTTTCATTTGGAATATCAGATTGTTTTAATTTAAAAAATTTGATACACAATTATTCCCGAATGGTCAAGAAAAAAGCGGATGCTCGCCGCCGGATTCTTGCTAGCGGCTGTTTTTTGGCTTGCTACCGTCCATAACCACCTAAAATTGACTATGATAAACAGGCTTAATTTTTCACAGACTATCGAAAGTGAGTGCCGAGAAATGGAAAAAATCAAACAATTCTTTACCCAAAATGATAAATTCGCAGAGTATGTGGGAATAGAACTGCTGGAGGCTTCAAAGGGAAAAGCCAAAGCCAAAATGGAAATAAAGAATCACCATTTGAATGGGGTAAAAACCGTTCACGGGGCTGCAATCTTCACCTTGGCAGATTTGGTTTTTGCCGTTGCTTCAAATTCACACGGTACAATTGCCATGGGAATCAACGTCAGCATTTCTTATTTGAAAGCGGTTACAAAAGGGGTTTTATTTGCAGAGGCAAAAGAAGTCTCTATAAACCCGAAGCTTGCAACCTATACTATTCACGTAACCGACAGCGGCAATGATTTGGTGGCCACTTTTCAAGGCATGGTATACAGAAAAAAAGAGGCCATCTGCGTTTAAGCCAAAGCGTTAGCGTTAAAAACCAAACCCAAAGACGGAAAAGGGAATGAATCTTCCTTTCTCCATCTTTTTGGCTTTGGCGATAAGCTTTTTTCGAGCGAGCCTTTTAATGAAACCAATTAAGTCTACTTATCAACAACAGATTGTTGAGCAATCTGAATGCCCTGATCCCTATTCCGATCTTCCTGATTGCGATCAACATGTACAAGGGTAATTTTACCGTTTGATTTTACCAATCTCATTGCCGGTTTTGGCGTTTCAGGATTTTTCAGGCATACAAGCTCATTATTTTTATATACCTTGCCAAACACTGTCGCGGAATCCTTTTGAACCAACTGATAAACCGCCAACACCTTTCTCGTATCCTTTTTTTGTGAAGAATTTCCGGCGAGCACTACATCCCGAGCTTCAGCTGTTGCTTCATGTTCAATACGGGCATACCGCCGGTTATCTTCCCCCATATTCAATTTATATGACGGAATTTTAACGATGTCTTTGTTCTTCGTCCATACCGGAACAGCCTCGGTATGCTTTTGGCCGGATACGGTTGCAAATTCCTTCTCGTCCAATCGGTAGGTCCCATAGACGTCATCCGCCATGGCGGAGGCACCCAGAAAGATCCAGGTAAAAAGAACGGCTAAAAAACAAGTGAGCGATAACGTTTTTTGCTTTCTGATTGAATTAAACATTTGCCCTCCTTTGCAGCCAATCCTCTGGACCTCCTGGTTGCACCCGGAGAAAAGAGAAGATCGGCTAATGCTGAGTGTTGTTAGATTTCGTGATTTGCATACCGAACTCCTTTCGCCTGTTAAGTTCGAATAAAAAACCCGCTCCCAAAAAATAGGGAAGCGGGTTATTTATCCCTAAGCTTAGTAGCCCCGCTGTCATATTCCATTTTAGGGAACTTAGACCGGAGGCTTTGCGCCCCTATCTTTCGATAAGTTTGCCCTTCAGCGAATTAGTTTTCGTTTGAAAGGTTTGGATAAAACCGCGCTTCTGAAAAGAAGCGGGTTATTTATCCCTAAGCTTGGTGGCTCCGCTGTCTTATTCCGCTTTGCGGAACTTAGACCGGAAGCTTTGCGTCCCTGTCTTTCGAAAGGTTTGCCCTTCAGCAAATCAATTTTATGTTCAGTTACCATATCGGCAACCTGACAAAAAAAATTTAGCTTTTTTTTAAAAAAAATACATGATCATATCAATTGGCAATTATTTTAGGCAGTTGAACTGAAAAATTTTTTCATGGTAAAAGAAACCCCCGGAGGTGACCAAGCTCCAGGGGTCGTGAAGGGGGTTAAGGGGTTGTGCCTCCGGAAGAAATCTCGAATGACGCCTGAAAGGAAAAAAACGGCATCCTTCAGGTGATAGCTCCCAAAGGGCTTTGATATATTTATCGGCAGATGGTGCAAAACCTTTAGTAAAAACACACAATAGCCCGGAACCAATCACTGCAATATGAAGAATTTAGAACTCAAGATATCAAAAATAATGATTGAACATTTGTAAAAATCCGACTTTAATGTTAAAGGCATAGATCGAAAATTAAAGTTTTTGGCCCTGGCTGCGATAATAATCGTATGGATTAAAAAATTGACGTTTGCGGCTGAAAATCACATTCAAGCCTAAACGTTATAGAAAATAGACAACATGAATAGAATACTATTTGAGAAACCGAATCTTTCAGAGTTAACGAAACAATTTACTGTAGTGGATATGCATTTCCATTCAAAGCATACCGACGGCAAAAACACGGTAAAAGAAATTTCAAGTCGAGTTGGCAAGTTAGGCATCGGAATCGCCGTTACAGATCATAATGACATTAAAGCGGCCGTTGAGATCGACAAGCATGAAGACTTACTCAGCATTCCCGGAATTGAAATAACATCAAAAGAAGGAACACATCTTCTTGTTTATTTCTATGATATTGAAAGTTTAATGCAATTCTATACGTATGATGTCAAACCCTATAGGGGCAATGAGGTGATGAGCTCAATATCTCTGATTATGGAAGAGATCATCATGCGGGCACGGGCATTCAAGACGCTTATCATTTTCCCCCACCCCTATTGCGCAGCATATACAGGCATTAATAACCCGTATTTTCCGAAAGAACGGTTAGAGCCGTTATATGATGCCGTAGATGGTGTTGAGGTAATTAATGCGGGAAACTTAAAAAAATGGAACCTGCAAAGTGCTGTTTTAGGTTTTAACCTTGATAAAGCCATTACCGGTGGAAGCGATGGTCATACCCTTAAACAGATGGGGCGAGTTGTATGCTATGCGGAGTGCAAAAAAGATCGGAAAGAATTTCTTGACGCTGTTAAGAAGAAACAGAACAAGGTAATTGGAAAAGAAATTAACATGTTAAGAAAAGTTGCAACAAACGGATTCAAACTCAAAACAAGTCTTAAAAATTGTCCGGATCTTGTTGAAAAGAACCTCAAGTACGGTTACACCGTTATCAATTCAAAATCAAAATCATTAAGGGACACTGTCAAGCGCAGAATAAATAAAACAATCGCAAGTCTAGATACGACCGATCCACTCTCCTGAAAACCCGTCCCTTTGTGACGGGGTCTAAGCAAGCTATATAAAAAAGGGGGGCTTCACTTGAATCGCCCGGAACAAAGGTTTTGAAGAAAGGTTAAGATTCCAACAAAGCCCTTGCCTTGATAAATGGCTTCTTGAAATGCCGTTATTAACACCGAGACACATCTCTTTTTTTTAAGAATCATGTTCGTTTGTTTTTGAAGGTGCTTGGTTTTCCAACATTTGATGACTCCAGTTGTGAGTAAAGCGAACCATGTTCATATGTTCAGGAGATTTTTTTGACATGTTTTCAAGCGCTTCGTTAATTTCAACCGTGCTCATAAATCCCATCTCCAATTAATAATCAATGTTTTAGAGGTAAAACCCAGGAAAAAAACAGGAAGGCATTCTTTATGGCCCGAATGGCCTGACAGATTTACGGAAGGTTATGGG
The genomic region above belongs to Candidatus Desulfatibia profunda and contains:
- a CDS encoding PaaI family thioesterase, whose protein sequence is MEKIKQFFTQNDKFAEYVGIELLEASKGKAKAKMEIKNHHLNGVKTVHGAAIFTLADLVFAVASNSHGTIAMGINVSISYLKAVTKGVLFAEAKEVSINPKLATYTIHVTDSGNDLVATFQGMVYRKKEAICV